One genomic segment of Mastomys coucha isolate ucsf_1 unplaced genomic scaffold, UCSF_Mcou_1 pScaffold22, whole genome shotgun sequence includes these proteins:
- the Retn gene encoding resistin has translation MKNFSFPLLFLFFLVPGLLGSSVPPCPMDEAIDKKINQDFNSLLTAAIKKATLHCWTVSSRGKLASCPEDSAVTSCSCGSGCGSWDVREGTMCHCQCASIDWTAARCCGLQVGS, from the exons ATGAAGAACTTttcatttcctctccttttccttttctttcttgtcccgGGGCTGCTGGGCTCCAGCGTGCCACCATGTCCCATGGATGAAGCCATTGACAAGAAGATCAATCAAGACTTCAACTCCCTAT TGACAGCTGCAATAAAGAAAGCTACCCTGCACTGCTGGACAGTGTCCTCCAGAGGGAAGCTGGCCTCCTGCCCAGAAG ATTCAGCAGTCACGAGCTGTTCCTGTGGCTCTGGCTGTGGCTCGTGGGATGTTCGTGAGGGAACAATGTGTCACTGCCAGTGTGCAAGCATAGACTGGACAGCAGCCCGCTGCTGTGGCCTGCAGGTCGGTTCCTGA